Proteins from a genomic interval of Kaistia defluvii:
- a CDS encoding DegQ family serine endoprotease: MRFGIAVAVGLAGALLCGTATAAERTVPQSEAALRYSFSPIVKRVSPAVVNVYASRVVQQRASPFMDDPFFRRFFGGEMNNAPRKRVQQSLGSGVIVDPSGIVVTNYHVIANADEVKVALSDKRELEAEVVLKDERMDLAVLRLKGGDGQYPIVSYADSDALEVGDLVLAIGDPFGVGQTVTSGIVSALARTQIGASDYQFFVQTDAAINPGNSGGALVDMDGKLVGINTAIYSRSGGSIGIGFAIPSNMVRVVVQSALKDGKLMLPWLGANLQQVTPEIADGLGIGRPRGALVTDVAANGPAAKAGLRSGDLVISVDGVEVDDPNGLNYRLATKGVDATVKLAYIRGGKTVAAELALIAAPETTPRDRRTIDGVSPFSGATVVNLSPAVIEELGYAGKRDNGVLIQSVESGSPAEGVGFRAGDIIVESNGVKIASTKDLADVAAQRASRYRLVIERGGRLIRTQVGR, translated from the coding sequence ATGCGGTTTGGAATTGCGGTTGCAGTTGGTTTGGCCGGAGCGTTGCTTTGCGGCACGGCGACGGCGGCAGAACGCACGGTACCCCAGTCGGAGGCGGCGCTCCGCTATTCCTTCTCGCCGATCGTCAAGCGGGTCTCGCCGGCGGTCGTCAACGTCTATGCCTCGCGCGTCGTCCAGCAGCGCGCCTCGCCCTTCATGGATGATCCGTTCTTTCGCCGGTTTTTTGGCGGCGAGATGAACAATGCGCCGCGCAAGCGCGTCCAGCAGTCGCTGGGCTCCGGTGTCATCGTCGATCCCTCGGGCATCGTCGTGACCAATTATCACGTCATCGCCAATGCCGACGAGGTCAAGGTCGCGCTCTCCGACAAGCGGGAGCTGGAGGCCGAGGTCGTGCTGAAGGACGAGCGGATGGATCTGGCGGTTCTGCGGCTCAAGGGCGGCGACGGGCAATATCCGATCGTTTCCTATGCCGATTCGGACGCGCTGGAGGTCGGCGATCTCGTGCTGGCCATCGGCGACCCCTTCGGCGTCGGTCAGACGGTGACCAGCGGCATCGTCTCGGCGCTGGCGCGCACGCAGATCGGCGCGTCCGACTATCAGTTCTTCGTGCAGACCGATGCGGCCATCAACCCGGGCAATTCCGGCGGCGCGCTCGTCGATATGGATGGCAAGCTGGTCGGCATCAACACGGCGATCTATTCGCGCAGCGGCGGTTCGATCGGCATCGGATTCGCGATTCCTTCCAATATGGTACGCGTGGTTGTTCAGTCCGCGCTGAAGGACGGCAAGCTCATGCTGCCCTGGCTCGGCGCCAACCTGCAGCAGGTGACGCCGGAGATTGCCGACGGGCTCGGCATTGGCCGTCCGCGCGGCGCGCTTGTCACCGACGTCGCGGCGAATGGTCCGGCCGCGAAGGCGGGGCTGCGATCGGGCGATCTCGTCATCAGCGTCGATGGCGTGGAAGTGGATGATCCGAACGGGCTCAACTACCGCCTCGCCACCAAGGGCGTCGATGCCACGGTGAAGCTCGCCTATATCCGGGGCGGCAAGACCGTTGCCGCGGAACTGGCGCTCATCGCCGCGCCGGAAACGACGCCGCGCGACCGCCGCACGATCGATGGCGTATCGCCCTTCTCCGGCGCGACGGTCGTCAATCTCTCGCCGGCCGTGATCGAGGAACTCGGTTATGCCGGCAAGCGCGACAATGGCGTTCTGATACAATCGGTCGAGAGCGGATCGCCTGCCGAAGGCGTCGGCTTCCGCGCAGGCGACATCATCGTCGAATCGAACGGCGTAAAGATCGCATCGACCAAGGATCTCGCCGATGTCGCGGCGCAGAGGGCTTCGCGCTATAGGCTGGTCATCGAGCGCGGCGGTCGTCTGATCCGCACGCAGGTCGGTCGGTGA